Proteins from a genomic interval of Mesobacillus sp. S13:
- the sigX gene encoding RNA polymerase sigma factor SigX: protein MNSVFDELYQKYHHDVFQFLFYMVKSRELAEDLVQEVYIRVLKAYDRFEGKSSEKTWLFSIAKNVAIDYFRKQKGWKQRLLESFDMSARQVRDDQPLPEEMALQSEEIQMMYKCLDQCTVDQRMVIIMRYIHELSISETAEALSWTESKVKTTQHRGLKTLKKLMEEMIVKEGMTSEKVTAKR from the coding sequence ATGAACTCCGTTTTTGATGAATTGTATCAAAAATATCATCATGACGTTTTTCAATTTTTATTTTATATGGTAAAAAGCAGGGAGTTGGCCGAAGACCTTGTGCAAGAAGTGTACATCCGCGTATTGAAGGCATACGACCGGTTTGAAGGCAAGAGCAGTGAGAAGACCTGGCTGTTTTCGATTGCGAAGAATGTCGCAATTGATTATTTCCGAAAACAAAAGGGCTGGAAACAGCGATTGCTTGAATCCTTCGATATGTCTGCACGCCAGGTAAGGGATGACCAGCCATTACCTGAGGAAATGGCTCTCCAAAGTGAAGAAATTCAAATGATGTACAAGTGCCTCGATCAATGCACGGTTGACCAGCGAATGGTCATCATCATGCGCTATATACATGAGCTATCCATAAGTGAAACAGCAGAAGCTTTATCATGGACAGAAAGCAAAGTGAAGACAACCCAGCACCGCGGGTTGAAGACGCTGAAAAAGCTTATGGAAGAAATGATTGTAAAGGAAGGGATGACTAGTGAAAAAGTCACAGCTAAGCGATAA
- the rluB gene encoding 23S rRNA pseudouridine(2605) synthase RluB: MERLQKVIAHAGIASRRKAEELILEGRVKVNGSVVKELGRKVTSSDRVEVDGVQIEGEEPVYFLFYKPRGVISSVQDDKGRKVVTDFFQTIEQRIYPVGRLDYDTSGLLLLTNDGEFANLLMHPSNEIDKVYVAKVKGIPSKEKLTSLARGVMLEDGKTAPAKTKMLSVDKKKDTAIVEITIHEGRNRQVRRMFEAIGHPVLKLKREKYGFLTLNGLRTGEIRELTHHEVKQLRVLAMKKS, encoded by the coding sequence ATGGAAAGACTGCAAAAAGTGATTGCTCATGCAGGAATCGCATCGAGAAGAAAAGCCGAGGAATTGATCCTCGAAGGAAGAGTCAAGGTAAATGGCAGTGTTGTCAAAGAACTTGGCCGGAAGGTGACTTCATCTGACAGAGTAGAAGTGGATGGAGTGCAGATTGAAGGGGAAGAACCGGTTTATTTCTTGTTTTACAAACCCCGCGGAGTTATTTCGAGCGTACAGGATGATAAAGGACGCAAAGTGGTTACGGATTTTTTCCAGACAATCGAACAGCGGATCTATCCTGTAGGACGGCTGGATTATGATACATCGGGACTGCTATTGTTGACGAACGATGGTGAATTTGCGAATTTGCTCATGCACCCAAGTAATGAAATAGATAAGGTGTATGTGGCGAAGGTGAAGGGGATCCCTTCAAAAGAAAAGCTGACGAGCCTGGCTCGTGGCGTCATGCTTGAAGATGGGAAAACGGCGCCTGCAAAGACGAAAATGCTGAGTGTCGATAAAAAGAAAGATACCGCAATCGTTGAAATTACCATCCATGAGGGCCGGAACAGACAGGTCAGGAGGATGTTTGAAGCAATTGGGCACCCAGTATTAAAGCTGAAAAGAGAAAAATATGGATTCCTGACGCTGAACGGCTTAAGAACTGGGGAAATCAGGGAGCTTACACATCATGAGGTTAAGCAGCTCCGTGTCCTGGCTATGAAAAAATCATAG
- the ccsB gene encoding c-type cytochrome biogenesis protein CcsB, whose product MVELSSNFLFTAFILYLVGILFFGGAIKDKRHADRKNAPNKWAKIGILVTIAGFLSQLTFFILRWVASGHAPVSNLFEFTTFFGMSLVGAFIAIYFIYKTPLLGLFTLPVAALIIAYGSMFPREVTPLIPALQSYWLHIHVTTTAIGQAILAVSFAAGLIYLVRSVDQSKKSKSTLWLEIVLFGLISTLGFVFVSSFFAATDYSANFNYINKDGQPATEEYTIPALVGPHQYELTDKNRFEPLFETPAIISAKKLNTVIWSLAAGIVLYGLLRAILRKRIAAVLQPWTKNINMDLVDEIGYRSVLIGFPVFTLGGLIFAMIWAQIAWTRFWGWDPKEVWALITWLFYAAFLHLRLSKGWHGEKSAWLAVIGFIIIMFNLVAVNLVIAGLHSYAGS is encoded by the coding sequence ATGGTTGAGTTGAGTTCTAACTTTCTGTTTACAGCGTTTATCCTCTATTTAGTTGGTATATTATTTTTTGGGGGAGCAATCAAGGATAAAAGGCATGCAGATCGAAAAAATGCCCCTAATAAATGGGCGAAAATTGGGATCCTGGTAACGATTGCAGGCTTCCTTTCCCAATTGACATTCTTTATTTTAAGGTGGGTCGCTTCAGGGCACGCACCGGTCAGCAACCTGTTCGAATTTACGACATTCTTCGGAATGTCCTTAGTTGGGGCATTTATCGCTATTTATTTCATTTATAAAACGCCATTGCTTGGCTTGTTCACCTTGCCGGTAGCGGCTTTGATCATTGCTTACGGAAGTATGTTCCCAAGGGAAGTAACCCCGTTGATTCCGGCTTTGCAAAGTTACTGGCTCCATATCCATGTAACGACAACAGCGATTGGACAAGCAATCCTGGCAGTAAGTTTTGCTGCAGGACTGATTTATCTTGTCAGAAGTGTTGACCAGTCGAAGAAAAGCAAAAGCACATTATGGCTTGAAATTGTTTTATTTGGATTGATCAGTACTCTTGGCTTTGTATTTGTATCGAGCTTCTTTGCAGCAACAGACTACTCAGCGAACTTCAACTATATCAACAAGGATGGACAGCCAGCAACAGAGGAATACACAATTCCTGCTTTGGTTGGTCCGCATCAATATGAGCTGACTGATAAAAATCGCTTTGAACCATTGTTCGAGACACCTGCCATCATCAGTGCGAAGAAGCTGAATACGGTTATTTGGTCGCTAGCAGCGGGTATAGTATTATATGGATTATTAAGAGCTATCCTGCGCAAGCGCATTGCTGCTGTATTGCAGCCATGGACGAAAAACATCAATATGGATCTCGTCGATGAAATAGGTTATCGTTCGGTACTGATTGGCTTCCCGGTATTCACGCTTGGCGGGTTGATATTTGCAATGATCTGGGCGCAGATTGCCTGGACGCGTTTCTGGGGCTGGGATCCGAAGGAAGTTTGGGCATTGATTACCTGGCTTTTCTATGCTGCATTCCTTCACTTACGTCTTTCAAAAGGTTGGCATGGCGAAAAGTCCGCTTGGCTTGCGGTCATCGGTTTTATCATTATCATGTTCAACCTGGTAGCAGTTAACCTTGTTATCGCAGGTCTGCATTCTTATGCAGGATCCTAA
- a CDS encoding histidinol-phosphatase encodes MLTDYHNHLERGTLTLDYLKKFTDTAHQKGIQHFGISEHAYHFYQTADILRNSWVDERRYYDMSDYVHLFEEAWRNEIDVKMSIEMDYTPGKHKEMEQFINSYDFDYVIGSIHWIGDFGIDLAEYRKEWDRRDVYDVYRSYFDQVVTLAQSNLFDIIGHIDLVKIFKYVPEDESFLMEQYDRATSALAQSKTCVEISTAGLRKPTQTLYPDKRLLQMCFDKKIPIVLSSDAHVPEHVGADFDQALELAREVGYKEIMTFSKGERKSYPLG; translated from the coding sequence ATGCTGACGGATTACCACAACCATCTTGAGAGAGGCACATTGACGCTTGACTACTTGAAGAAATTCACGGATACAGCGCACCAAAAGGGCATCCAGCATTTCGGGATTTCTGAGCATGCTTATCATTTCTATCAGACTGCGGATATTTTACGCAATAGCTGGGTGGATGAACGCAGATACTATGATATGTCTGATTACGTTCACCTTTTCGAGGAAGCCTGGAGAAATGAAATCGACGTAAAAATGTCAATCGAAATGGACTACACTCCTGGCAAGCATAAGGAGATGGAACAGTTCATTAATAGCTATGACTTTGATTATGTTATTGGGTCGATCCATTGGATTGGTGATTTTGGAATCGACCTTGCGGAGTATCGCAAGGAATGGGACAGAAGAGATGTTTACGATGTTTATAGAAGTTATTTTGATCAGGTAGTAACGTTGGCTCAATCCAATCTGTTTGATATCATCGGTCATATTGACCTTGTCAAAATTTTTAAGTATGTACCTGAAGATGAGAGCTTCCTCATGGAACAGTACGATCGCGCAACCTCAGCATTGGCTCAGTCCAAGACCTGTGTGGAAATCAGCACGGCGGGATTAAGGAAGCCTACCCAGACTCTGTATCCGGATAAAAGGCTATTGCAGATGTGCTTTGATAAGAAAATACCGATTGTCTTGTCTTCAGATGCCCATGTACCTGAGCATGTCGGAGCCGATTTCGATCAGGCTCTTGAACTTGCAAGGGAAGTAGGCTATAAGGAAATCATGACGTTTTCCAAAGGTGAGCGAAAATCCTATCCTTTGGGATAA
- the serA gene encoding phosphoglycerate dehydrogenase, translating into MFHVLAADSIKEEGLRPLLEQDGIHVHIGGVDSGIIDLQKVDALLVRSATKVTQELLDLMPSLKIVGRAGVGVDNIDIAEATKRGIVVVNAPDGNTISTAEHTFAMMSALMRNIPQAHSTVKNGEWKRNKFIGNELYGKILGIIGLGRIGSELAKRAKAFGMSVKVFDPFLTKERAAVLGVQLSSFEEVLAETDIISVHTPLTKETKGLLNERTLSQTKKGVYLLNCARGGIIDEMALAHYIENGHVAGAALDVFEVEPPENHPLLKFDSVIATPHLGASTKEAQLNVATQVASEIRTFFENNPVANSINLPAMSKEIYEKIQPYHQLAKEMGKIVSECHNKGISELTATYSGTAAELETSFLTKALLAGFFENRIDMKVNEVNAIHIAKERGIMVGEKVTGNSYGYANTITVTASGDGESFTVRGTYIDHYGPRIVNLDGFNIDFHPSGNLLYIQHMDRPGVIGHVGKVLGDHGVNIATMQVGRKEAGGEAIMVLSFDKPLSTDMIGKLESLQDIVTINSIVL; encoded by the coding sequence ATGTTTCACGTTCTAGCGGCAGATTCAATTAAGGAAGAAGGCTTACGGCCCTTATTAGAACAGGATGGGATCCATGTACATATCGGAGGTGTAGATTCAGGAATTATTGATTTACAAAAGGTTGACGCCCTTCTTGTCAGAAGCGCAACAAAAGTAACCCAGGAACTGCTTGATCTGATGCCCTCACTAAAAATCGTCGGCCGTGCAGGTGTGGGGGTGGATAATATCGATATCGCCGAGGCGACAAAAAGAGGAATTGTCGTCGTCAATGCTCCGGATGGGAACACCATTTCTACCGCAGAACATACTTTTGCGATGATGTCAGCATTAATGAGAAACATTCCGCAGGCACACTCTACTGTTAAAAATGGCGAATGGAAGAGAAATAAGTTTATTGGGAATGAACTTTACGGAAAAATATTAGGAATTATCGGTTTAGGGAGGATTGGTTCCGAGCTTGCAAAAAGAGCCAAGGCTTTCGGAATGTCGGTAAAGGTATTTGACCCCTTCCTGACAAAGGAGCGTGCAGCAGTTTTGGGCGTTCAATTATCGTCTTTCGAGGAAGTTCTAGCCGAAACAGATATCATTTCGGTTCACACACCTTTGACGAAGGAAACGAAAGGACTTCTTAACGAAAGGACTTTGAGCCAAACAAAGAAAGGTGTCTATCTCCTGAATTGTGCAAGAGGAGGAATAATTGACGAGATGGCACTCGCCCATTACATTGAAAACGGTCATGTTGCCGGTGCTGCACTGGATGTATTTGAAGTTGAACCCCCAGAGAATCACCCTTTACTTAAGTTTGATTCTGTTATTGCCACCCCACACCTAGGAGCCTCAACAAAAGAAGCACAGCTGAATGTGGCCACCCAGGTCGCAAGCGAAATCAGAACATTTTTTGAAAATAACCCTGTTGCCAACTCGATCAATCTTCCGGCCATGTCTAAAGAAATATACGAAAAAATCCAACCTTATCACCAGCTAGCCAAAGAAATGGGGAAGATTGTTTCTGAATGCCATAACAAAGGAATCAGCGAGCTTACAGCCACGTATTCAGGAACGGCAGCGGAACTTGAAACCTCTTTTTTAACAAAGGCCCTGCTTGCAGGATTTTTTGAAAACCGCATTGATATGAAAGTCAACGAAGTGAATGCCATCCACATTGCAAAAGAACGAGGAATCATGGTCGGTGAAAAAGTGACAGGAAACTCCTATGGATACGCAAATACGATAACAGTTACCGCAAGCGGGGATGGCGAATCTTTTACCGTGAGAGGAACTTACATTGACCATTACGGGCCAAGGATAGTCAATCTCGATGGCTTTAATATCGATTTCCATCCGTCAGGAAACCTTTTGTATATCCAGCATATGGACCGACCTGGTGTAATCGGACATGTAGGAAAGGTGCTGGGTGACCATGGTGTGAACATCGCGACCATGCAGGTTGGCAGAAAAGAGGCCGGCGGCGAAGCCATCATGGTTCTCTCGTTTGATAAGCCCCTTTCAACAGATATGATCGGCAAGCTTGAATCCCTGCAGGACATTGTCACAATCAATAGTATCGTTCTATAA
- a CDS encoding response regulator transcription factor — protein sequence MEKDVKILVVDDEERIRRLLKMYLERENYIIDEAEDGNEALAKSLANDYDVILLDLMMPGKDGIEVCRDLREKKSTPVIMLTAKGEEVNRVQGFEVGTDDYIVKPFSPREVVLRVKAMLRRSSSTSYLQTETTAKDVIVFPHLTIDNDAHRVLADGKEVSLTPKEYELLYFLAKAPDKVFDREQLLKEVWHYEFFGDLRTVDTHVKRLREKLNKVSEQAAKMIVTVWGVGYKFEVVNE from the coding sequence ATGGAAAAAGACGTAAAGATTTTAGTAGTGGATGATGAAGAAAGAATCAGACGATTATTGAAGATGTATCTTGAAAGAGAGAACTATATAATTGATGAAGCAGAAGATGGCAATGAAGCGCTGGCGAAGTCGCTTGCAAACGATTACGATGTCATCCTTCTGGATTTGATGATGCCAGGTAAAGACGGTATCGAGGTCTGCCGTGACCTTCGTGAAAAGAAGTCAACACCTGTGATTATGCTTACCGCTAAGGGTGAGGAAGTGAACAGGGTACAAGGCTTCGAGGTTGGGACTGATGATTACATCGTCAAGCCGTTCAGCCCTCGTGAAGTTGTTCTGAGGGTCAAAGCAATGCTGCGCCGTTCGTCGAGCACTAGTTATTTGCAGACAGAAACGACGGCAAAAGACGTGATTGTTTTCCCTCATTTAACCATTGATAATGATGCCCATAGGGTTTTGGCAGATGGCAAAGAAGTCAGCCTCACGCCTAAGGAATATGAACTGCTCTACTTCCTTGCGAAAGCACCAGATAAAGTTTTTGACCGTGAGCAATTGTTGAAGGAAGTTTGGCATTATGAATTTTTCGGAGATTTGCGTACCGTTGACACTCATGTTAAAAGATTGCGTGAGAAGCTGAATAAAGTATCAGAACAGGCTGCTAAGATGATTGTGACAGTCTGGGGGGTTGGCTACAAGTTCGAGGTAGTCAATGAATGA
- a CDS encoding cytochrome c biogenesis protein ResB, which produces MNEVKCECGHVNPQGTILCESCGRLLEEKEKEKQLVDMRYEGSARRSQTYNKTIIDKIWNFFSSVKVGVWLIVILLIASSLGTIFPQEMYIPPVMPAWEYYEEQYGWLGKLYYDLGFHNLYSSWWYLLLIAGLGISLVIASLDRVVPLYRSLKNQRVSRHESFLKRQRMFGMSDAELSDEAVGKIKENLTKKRYKLREENGDILAEKNRFSRWGPYVNHLGLIIFLIGGMLRFVPGMYVDEILWLREGETKAIPGTEGQYYLENNQFIFEVYDKDKDEEVFQDAINKAGTVVKNYQTNATLYQRQGEIIPGEKPELEKVRDQAIQVNKPLKVDGFALYQVDYKLDEMNKMSLNLENKETQEQFGTVEVDLYDPEMHYDLGNGYKVEIMSYFPDFEFNDDGEPATKSRIPNNPAFIFKMFSPENTEGEVSFVAIRQNLEPLGENDYKMTFAGIETKNVTALTVRKDHTLWIIGLGGLIFMIGVIQGAYWNHRRVWLRRVNGQVWTAAHTNKNWHGLKRELEDVFSDSGIEAPEDQVAEDKKE; this is translated from the coding sequence ATGAACGAAGTAAAATGTGAGTGCGGCCATGTAAATCCGCAGGGAACGATCCTATGTGAATCTTGCGGAAGACTGCTGGAAGAAAAAGAGAAAGAAAAGCAGCTCGTTGATATGCGCTATGAAGGTAGCGCGCGCCGGTCCCAAACTTATAACAAGACAATCATCGATAAAATCTGGAATTTCTTTTCATCAGTGAAGGTAGGGGTATGGCTGATCGTCATCCTCTTGATCGCATCCTCATTGGGTACGATTTTTCCACAGGAAATGTATATTCCGCCAGTCATGCCGGCATGGGAATATTATGAAGAGCAATATGGCTGGCTTGGTAAACTTTATTATGATCTGGGATTCCACAACCTTTACAGCTCCTGGTGGTATTTGCTTCTAATCGCTGGGCTAGGAATATCACTTGTTATCGCAAGTCTTGACAGGGTGGTTCCGTTATATAGATCCCTTAAAAATCAACGAGTGTCAAGGCATGAAAGCTTTTTAAAGCGCCAGAGAATGTTCGGTATGTCAGATGCCGAGTTGTCAGATGAAGCAGTAGGTAAGATTAAAGAAAATCTGACGAAAAAGCGCTATAAACTGCGTGAGGAGAATGGAGATATCCTCGCCGAGAAAAATCGATTTTCTCGATGGGGTCCCTATGTAAATCACCTTGGCCTGATCATCTTTTTGATAGGGGGCATGCTCAGGTTCGTACCTGGAATGTATGTGGATGAAATCCTCTGGTTAAGGGAAGGCGAAACAAAAGCAATCCCAGGTACAGAAGGCCAATATTATCTTGAAAACAATCAATTCATCTTTGAAGTATACGACAAAGATAAAGATGAGGAAGTCTTCCAGGATGCCATCAACAAGGCAGGGACTGTTGTGAAAAACTATCAGACCAATGCTACTTTATATCAAAGGCAGGGGGAAATAATCCCCGGGGAAAAACCTGAGCTTGAAAAGGTCCGTGACCAGGCAATCCAGGTTAATAAACCTCTAAAGGTAGACGGTTTTGCTTTATACCAGGTTGATTACAAGCTTGATGAAATGAACAAAATGTCATTAAATCTTGAGAATAAAGAAACACAAGAACAATTTGGTACTGTAGAAGTAGATTTATATGATCCGGAAATGCATTACGATTTAGGAAATGGTTATAAAGTTGAAATAATGAGCTATTTCCCGGATTTTGAATTCAATGATGATGGGGAACCAGCTACGAAGTCTCGAATTCCTAATAATCCTGCTTTTATTTTCAAGATGTTCTCTCCTGAGAATACGGAAGGTGAAGTCAGTTTCGTAGCCATCAGGCAGAATCTCGAGCCTTTAGGTGAAAATGATTACAAGATGACATTCGCAGGGATTGAAACGAAGAATGTTACTGCCCTGACTGTCAGAAAAGACCATACCCTTTGGATCATTGGGCTTGGTGGATTAATATTCATGATTGGTGTCATCCAGGGAGCATACTGGAACCATCGACGAGTATGGTTAAGACGTGTGAATGGCCAGGTTTGGACAGCAGCACATACGAATAAAAACTGGCATGGTTTGAAGAGAGAACTAGAAGATGTCTTCTCCGATTCAGGAATAGAGGCTCCAGAAGACCAGGTAGCCGAAGACAAGAAGGAGTAA
- the resA gene encoding thiol-disulfide oxidoreductase ResA, with protein MKKKRLITRTIILAVMVLAVGYTLYANMNKDKNQKIVIGKPAPDFVLVDMEGNKHRLSDYKGQGVFLNFWATWCKPCEREMPYIENQYQQFKDQGVQVLAIDSGESELAVNRFIERKGMTFPVMIDDGPVQAAYGINPLPITFLIDKEGIVLKSHTGELDEKTVRDFMEQIKP; from the coding sequence ATGAAAAAGAAGCGTCTAATCACTCGAACTATTATTCTTGCGGTTATGGTTCTGGCTGTTGGCTATACATTATACGCCAACATGAATAAGGATAAAAACCAGAAGATTGTGATTGGAAAACCTGCTCCTGATTTTGTCCTTGTGGATATGGAAGGCAATAAACACAGGCTTTCTGATTATAAAGGACAAGGAGTTTTCCTTAATTTTTGGGCAACATGGTGCAAACCTTGCGAGAGAGAGATGCCTTATATTGAAAATCAGTACCAGCAGTTCAAGGATCAGGGTGTCCAGGTCCTGGCAATTGACTCCGGTGAATCAGAACTTGCTGTAAATAGGTTCATTGAGCGAAAAGGGATGACTTTCCCGGTCATGATCGACGATGGACCAGTCCAGGCCGCTTATGGTATTAACCCGCTGCCAATCACTTTTTTGATTGACAAAGAAGGCATTGTCTTAAAAAGCCATACCGGGGAATTAGATGAAAAAACAGTCCGTGATTTCATGGAACAGATAAAACCTTAA
- a CDS encoding peptidoglycan DD-metalloendopeptidase family protein, whose protein sequence is MQDYIKRLLIAGIMALCISLLFLGGKHSQAEMLDLKELTSDWVWPADGVITDLYGTRHGHHKGIDIAGEFKTPIHSVDKGIVTKSYFSGSYGHVVFIKHDNNLETVYAHLNKRNVKEGQVVMQGDVIGLMGNTGDSSGVHLHFEIHKDNWTYEKENAIDPVLALGEAAVGQPILAMEKKGSEVTLETVAKLRLMDNIDISNKGESIHPDDENKNVETSVAVEQRSLEKHTVQKGETLWSIAGKYDTTVETIKKENNISSNHISVGDILTIKSSSKKSYVVSSGDTLISIARKTNTTVEKLKALNNLTSDTIQPQQILITE, encoded by the coding sequence ATGCAGGATTACATAAAGCGTTTACTCATTGCCGGGATCATGGCACTTTGTATCAGTTTGCTATTTCTTGGCGGAAAGCACTCTCAGGCGGAAATGCTCGATTTAAAAGAATTAACTTCAGATTGGGTGTGGCCTGCTGATGGAGTTATAACAGACTTATATGGAACCCGTCATGGTCATCATAAGGGAATTGACATTGCTGGTGAGTTCAAAACACCTATACATAGTGTTGATAAAGGTATAGTAACAAAATCATATTTTTCTGGTTCCTATGGACATGTTGTGTTTATCAAGCATGATAACAACCTGGAAACTGTATATGCCCATTTGAATAAAAGAAACGTAAAAGAAGGACAGGTCGTCATGCAAGGTGATGTAATCGGATTGATGGGAAATACAGGCGATTCCTCTGGGGTTCATCTCCATTTTGAGATTCATAAAGATAATTGGACCTATGAAAAGGAAAATGCGATCGATCCTGTATTGGCACTAGGTGAAGCTGCAGTGGGACAGCCTATTTTAGCTATGGAGAAAAAAGGAAGTGAAGTGACGTTGGAGACAGTCGCCAAGCTTCGATTGATGGATAATATAGATATTAGTAATAAAGGTGAAAGCATACATCCTGACGATGAAAATAAAAATGTAGAGACGTCAGTTGCAGTTGAGCAGCGCTCTTTAGAAAAGCACACCGTCCAAAAAGGGGAGACTCTTTGGTCAATCGCAGGGAAATACGACACCACAGTAGAGACCATTAAAAAAGAAAATAATATCAGCAGTAACCATATCTCAGTGGGTGACATTTTAACAATTAAGAGTTCATCTAAAAAGAGTTATGTCGTTTCTTCCGGGGATACTCTCATCTCAATAGCAAGAAAGACAAACACGACTGTGGAAAAATTAAAGGCTCTGAACAATTTGACATCTGACACCATACAGCCACAGCAAATCTTAATTACTGAATAA
- a CDS encoding ATP-binding protein, which yields MMFWRSVVGKLWITILLLVSFVLFILTVMLMEFFENYHINETRRGMTNTAEKIARVLEDHPGQEQQLGIEIAWEMVDDDSRVTIVKDKNTYFYSPGGEDTTHVPISFFMNDDDLSAVFKNDQTVDMITSMPGVSNEVDDTQYLMIGVPLHQFENENGAVFIYQSLEVMEETTRLTTKFILLAAGVAIVLTTIFAFFLSTRITAPLRKMREAAFEVARGKFDTKVPILTHDEIGELATAFNQMGRQLKFNMNALSQEKEQLTSILSSMADGVITFNRDGTILITNPPAEVFLRYWYYEQGLASENTDAVPSEVMELFQLAVNTEKEQVGEITAQGRTWVIIVSPLYNKRFIRGAVAVVRDMTEERKLDKMREDFIANVSHELRTPISMMQGYSEAIVDDIAQTDEEKKEMAKVIYDESLRMGRLVNELLDLARMEAGHILLNLENVEINPYVNRIIRKFHGLVKEKGIELSVQFDSEERDFRFDPDRIEQVLTNLIDNAIRHVPDSASIVIKGRTDERGIYFEVSDQGPGIPEEDLPFLFERFYKGDKSRTRGVSGTGLGLAIAKNIIDAHRGNISVKSKLGQGTTFSFFIPRNIE from the coding sequence ATGATGTTTTGGCGCAGTGTAGTAGGTAAGCTTTGGATTACCATCCTTTTGCTCGTTTCATTTGTGTTATTCATCCTGACAGTCATGTTGATGGAATTCTTTGAAAACTATCATATTAATGAAACCAGGAGAGGAATGACCAATACTGCTGAAAAAATAGCCAGGGTGCTGGAAGATCACCCTGGCCAGGAACAACAATTAGGTATAGAGATCGCATGGGAAATGGTCGACGATGATTCCAGGGTAACGATTGTTAAGGATAAGAATACTTATTTTTACTCACCTGGTGGAGAAGACACGACACATGTGCCCATTTCATTTTTTATGAATGATGACGATCTTTCTGCCGTTTTTAAGAACGACCAGACTGTAGATATGATTACTTCCATGCCAGGTGTTTCCAACGAAGTGGATGATACCCAGTATTTAATGATTGGTGTTCCGCTTCACCAATTTGAAAATGAAAATGGAGCAGTCTTCATATACCAGTCGCTTGAAGTAATGGAAGAGACGACAAGGCTGACAACCAAGTTCATCTTGCTTGCTGCAGGCGTCGCCATAGTCCTGACAACAATTTTTGCTTTCTTCTTGTCTACGAGGATTACTGCCCCTTTGCGAAAAATGAGGGAGGCAGCCTTCGAAGTCGCCAGGGGAAAGTTTGATACAAAGGTACCCATCCTCACTCATGATGAAATTGGTGAACTGGCCACTGCCTTCAACCAGATGGGCAGACAGTTGAAATTCAATATGAATGCATTGAGTCAGGAAAAAGAACAGCTGACAAGCATTCTTAGCAGTATGGCAGATGGAGTGATCACCTTTAATCGTGATGGAACCATCCTCATCACGAACCCGCCTGCCGAAGTATTCTTGAGATACTGGTATTATGAGCAGGGCCTGGCTTCCGAGAATACAGATGCCGTCCCATCCGAAGTCATGGAGCTATTCCAGCTTGCGGTCAATACGGAGAAAGAGCAGGTTGGGGAAATCACAGCACAGGGACGTACCTGGGTCATCATCGTCAGCCCGCTCTATAATAAAAGGTTCATCCGTGGAGCTGTAGCTGTTGTACGTGATATGACAGAGGAAAGAAAACTCGACAAAATGAGAGAAGATTTCATCGCCAATGTTTCACATGAATTGCGGACACCAATTTCGATGATGCAAGGTTATAGTGAAGCCATTGTCGATGACATCGCCCAAACTGATGAAGAAAAGAAGGAAATGGCCAAAGTTATTTACGATGAATCACTAAGAATGGGCCGCCTTGTTAATGAACTGCTCGATTTAGCCCGTATGGAAGCAGGTCATATTCTTCTGAACCTTGAAAATGTTGAAATCAATCCTTATGTAAACCGGATTATCCGTAAATTTCATGGTCTGGTGAAAGAGAAGGGGATTGAGTTATCAGTCCAATTCGATTCAGAAGAACGTGATTTCCGTTTTGATCCGGACCGTATCGAACAGGTTCTTACCAATCTGATTGATAATGCGATCAGGCATGTCCCTGATTCGGCATCTATTGTGATCAAAGGAAGAACCGATGAACGAGGCATATATTTTGAGGTGAGCGACCAAGGACCAGGTATTCCCGAGGAAGACTTGCCATTCTTGTTCGAAAGATTCTATAAAGGCGATAAGTCCAGAACTCGAGGTGTATCCGGAACCGGGCTTGGACTGGCTATCGCCAAGAATATTATCGACGCCCATCGAGGGAATATCTCTGTAAAAAGCAAACTCGGACAAGGAACGACATTTTCCTTTTTCATCCCTCGAAATATTGAATAA